In the Anoplopoma fimbria isolate UVic2021 breed Golden Eagle Sablefish chromosome 7, Afim_UVic_2022, whole genome shotgun sequence genome, one interval contains:
- the ttc29 gene encoding tetratricopeptide repeat protein 29, which yields MNAALARRHVEPSLLETTNNSNQRRKHSQYRFRNSLKQNICVELLQEGYHRSFSELFSLLSSDLDRRAAGEPGSPLRLQTPLEEQWDKLDTMRRHLRRAEQAEKTCSWTVVCDQRLFLGRYFSSPEDFWLSLHFYQSCAEREHGGRSRPATEARVCMAEVYLQQGELQQARQQAELCIQQAEGVDWLDSSDRPLRLRALGALWRIYSRLADAPLDAGDYEEALRLLHEGHSIAAETEDKHIQSESCYQLGLTNQRAGDHDTAKQFFNSCMQICGTLQDADGLGKSYKAMARSMDEGNTQDTLQCLEKLADISRSNGLQRNLVDALLSLGNIYYTMSQYTRACEYFLQACEVSCKLEDVSLLQKAQVKF from the exons ATGAACGCTGCGTTGGCACGGCGTCACGTTGAGCCTTCTTTACTGGAAACCACCAACAACAGCAACCAGCGGAGGAAACACTCCCAGTACAG GTTCAGAAACAGTCTAAAGCAGAACATCTGTGTGGAGCTGCTTCAAGAGGGCTACCACag GTCGTTCTCGGAGCTCTTCTCTCTGCTGAGCTCTGATCTGGATCGGAGGGCGGCGGGCGAACCGGGTTCTCCTCTCAGACTTCAGACCCcgctggaggagcagtgggacaAACTGGACACCATGAGGCGGCACCTGAGACGGGCCGAGCAGGCTGAGAAGACCT gctcGTGGACGGTGGTGTGTGACCAGCGTCTGTTTCTGGGTCGGTACTTCTCGTCTCCGGAGGACTTCTGGCTCAGTTTACATTTCTACCAGAGCTGTGCAGAGCGAGAGCACGGAGGCCGATCCAGACCGGCCACCGAGGCCCGAGTGTGTATGGCCGAGGTCTACCTGCAGCAAG GTGAGCTGCAGCAGGCGAGGCAGCAGGCGGAGCTTTGCATCCAGCAGGCGGAGGGGGTCGACTGGTTGGACTCGAGCGACCGGCCCCTGAGGCTCCGGGCCCTCGGGGCCCTGTGGAGGATCTACAGCCGGCTGGCCGACGCCCCGCTGGATGCCGGAGACTACGAGGAGGCCCTCAGGCTCCTCCACGAGGGCCACAGCATAGCAGCTGAGA CTGAAGACAAACACATCCAATCAGAGTCCTGCTATCAACTGggactgaccaatcagagagcaggagaCCACGACACAGccaaacag ttCTTCAACTCCTGCATGCAGATCTGTGGAACGCTGCAGGATGCAGACGGTCTGGGGAAGTCCTACAAGGCTATGGCCAGGTCTAtgga cgaggggaacacacaggacacactCCAGTGTCTGGAGAAGTTGGCCGACATCTCCCGTAGCAACGGGCTGCAACGCAACCTGGTGGACGCCCTCCTGTCTCTGGGCAACATCTACTACACCAtg agTCAGTATACCAGAGCGTGTGAATACTTCCTGCAGGCTTGTGAAGTTTCCTGTAAACTTGAAGATGTGTCTCTGCTGCAGAAAGCTCAGGTAAAGTTTTGA
- the LOC129093829 gene encoding endothelin-1 receptor-like encodes MGSEGSRTGSGFTKAGSSMGPPSGSRVPSMLLVAWCLVFVLPVGCRGNFSSETSDMSNLQDLHVTDPPLGPGLDHLEPHLAQETVILSSSLEKSKSKHVNKQKHKHERKPHPSSSNSSLAVRSRPVPPPSCLHATSIKTAFKYISTVLSCIIFTVGIIGNATLLKIICQNKSMRNGPNALIASLALGDLIYIAIDIPINVYKLLAMRWPFADSVFGLFLCKLFPFLQKASVGITVLNLCALSVDRYRAVASWSRVQGTGVPTVTAVEIVAIWLLSAVLAVPEAVGFDMVTFDYRNVTMTTCMLQPKTPFMIFYRDAKDWWLFGFYFCVPLVCSVVFYGLMTCEMLRHQKGSLRIALSEHLKQRREVAKAVFCLVLIFAVCWFPLHLSRLLKRMVYKSHDAHRCQLLNFLLVLDYLSINMATINSCINPIILFFVSKKFKNCFKSCLCCWCYSGSLSNSMLPLHHGTSLQYKHTDH; translated from the exons ATGGGTTCAGAAGGTTCCAGGACTGGTTCTGGATTCACAAAAGCTGGTTCCAGTATGGGACCCCCGTCTGGTTCCAGGGTTCCCTCCATGCTCTTGGTCGCCTGGTGTTTGGTGTTCGTCCTGCCGGTCGGTTGCCGTGGTAACTTCTCATCCGAGACGTCGGACATGTCCAACCTGCAGGACCTCCACGTCACCGACCCGCCTCTGGGACCGGGATTGGACCACCTGGAGCCACATCTGGCGCAGGAGACGGTGATCCTCTCGTCCTCTCTGGAGAAATCAAAGTCGAAACACGTGAAcaagcagaaacacaaacacgaGAGAAAACCTCACCCGTCGTCCTCCAACTCGTCCCTGGCGGTCCGCTCTCGCCCCGTGCCGCCCCCGAGCTGCCTCCACGCCACCTCCATCAAAACCGCCTTCAAGTACATCAGCACGGTGCTGTCCTGCATCATATTCACCGTGGGGATCATCGGAAACGCCACGCTGCTGAAGATCAtctgccaaaataaaagcatgaggAATGGACCCAACGCTCTGATAGCCAGTCTGGCTCTGGGAGACCTGATATACATCGCCATCGACATACCGATCAACGTCTACAAG ctcctGGCTATGCGCTGGCCGTTTGCTGACAGCGTGTTCGGTCTGTTCCTCTGTAAGCTGTTTCCATTCCTGCAGAAAGCTTCAGTCGGCATCACCGTCCTCAACCTGTGTGCTCTGAGTGTggacag GTATCGTGCGGTGGCGTCCTGGTCCCGGGTGCAGGGCACCGGTGTTCCCACGGTGACGGCGGTGGAGATCGTGGCGATCTGGCTGCTGTCCGCGGTGCTGGCGGTGCCGGAGGCCGTCGGCTTCGACATGGTCACCTTCGACTACAGAAACGTTACCATGACGACCTGCATGCTGCAGCCCAAGACGCCCTTCatgatt TTCTACCGGGATGCGAAGGACTGGTGGCTGTTCGGCTTCTACTTCTGCGTGCCTCTGGTCTGCTCCGTTGTTTTCTACGGCCTGATGACCTGTGAGATGCTCCGACACCAGAAGGGAAGTCTGAGGATCGCACTGAGTGAGCACCTGAagcag CGTCGTGAAGTAGCCAAAGCCGTGTTCTGCCTGGTGCTGATCTTCGCTGTGTGCTGGTTTCCACTTCATCTGAGTCGCCTGCTGAAGAGGATGGTCTACAAATCCCACGATGCACACCGATGCCAACTGTTAAA TTTCCTGTTGGTGCTCGACTACCTCAGCATCAACATGGCAACCATCAACTCCTGCATCAATCCCATAATCCTCTTCTTTGTCTCCAAGAAGTTCAAAAACTGCTTCAag tcCTGTCTGTGCTGTTGGTGTTATTCTGGCTCTCTCTCCAACAGTATGCTGCCTCTCCACCATGGGACGAGTCTGCAGTACAAACACACTGACCACTGA
- the LOC129093830 gene encoding transmembrane protein 184C-like gives MPCSCAEWRRWIRPLVLVLYALLLVAVLPLCIWELQKDKVGTHSKAWFIAGVFVFLTIPISLWGILQHIVHFTQPELQRPIIRILWMVPIYSLDSWLALRYPSLAIYVDTCRECYEAYVIYNFLMFLLSFLSNQYPSLVLMLEVQQQQPHLPPLCCCPPWPMGEVLLFRCKLGVLQYTVVRPVTTVIALICQLCGVYDEANFSFRNAWSYLVIINNISQLFAMYCLVLLYRALKEELTPIRPAGKFLCVKLVVFVSFWQAVFIAFLVKVGVISDKHTWDWDSVEAVATGLQDFIICIEMFLAAIAHHYTFTYKPYVQEAEEGSCFDSFLAMWDFSDIRADVTEQVRHAGRTFLGRPNKMYFGSAVRPEHTEHTGLLTASSSQDPVAVATTSMPSSPSLSGWYQGLGHTPAPHSISAPAGFTSSSWDDDSDGSPPPAGDTTART, from the exons ATGCCGTGTTCCTGCGCCGAGTGGAGGAGGTGGATCCGCccgctggttctggttctgtaCGCTCTGCTGCTGGTGGCCGTGCTGCCGCTCTGCATCTGGGAGCTGCAGAAAGACAAG GTCGGGACTCACAGTAAAGCCTGGTTCATCGCCGGCGTGTTCGTCTTCCTCACCATCCCCATCTCGCTGTGGGGGATCCTGCAGCACATCGTGCACTTCACCCAGCCGGAGCTGCAGAGGCCCATTATCAG AATACTGTGGATGGTGCCCATCTACAGTTTGGACAGC TGGTTGGCTCTGCGGTACCCCAGCCTGGCCATCTACGTGGACACGTGCAGGGAGTGCTACGAGGCCTACGTCATCTACAACTTCCTGATGTTCCTGCTGAGCTTCCTGAGTAACCAGTACCCGAGCCTGGTGCTGATGCTGgaggtgcagcagcagcagcctcaccTGCCGCCGCTCTGCTGCTGCCCGCCGTGGCCAATGGGAGA GGTGCTGCTGTTCAGGTGCAAGCTGGGAGTCCTCCAGTACACCGTGGTCCGGCCCGTAACCACGGTGATAGCCTT GATCTGTCAGCTGTGCGGGGTTTACGACGAGGCCAACTTCAGCTTCAGAAACGCCTGGTCCTACCTGGTCATCATCAACAACATATCACagctg ttCGCCATGTACTGTCTAGTGTTGCTGTACCGAGCTCTTAAAGAGGAGCTGACTCCCATCAGGCCGGCGGGGAAGTTCCTCTGCGTCAAACTGGTGGTGTTCGTCTCCTTCTG GCAGGCGGTCTTCATCGCGTTCCTGGTGAAGGTCGGCGTGATCTCCGACAAACACACCTGGGACTGGGACAGCGTGGAGGCCGTGGCCACCGGACTGCAG GACTTCATCATCTGCATAGAGATGTTCCTGGCTGCCATCGCTCACCACTACACCTTCACCTACAAACCATACGTTCAG gaagcagaggaggggTCGTGTTTCGACAGCTTTCTGGCCATGTGGGATTTCTCTGATATCAGAGCTGATGTCACAGAGCAGGTCCGCCATGCAG GCCGTACGTTCCTGGGTCGTCCCAACAAGATGTACTTCGGCTCGGCGGTTCGACCTGAACACACCGAGCACACCGGCCTCCTCACGGCGTCCTCGTCCCAGGACCCCGTCGCCGTGGCAACCACGTCGATGCCCTCCTCCCCGTCCTTGAGCGGCTGGTACCAAGGCCTCGGCCACACCCCCGCGCCGCACTCCATCTCCGCCCCGGCGGGGTTCACCTCCTCGAGCTGGGATGACGACAGCGACGGCTCACCTCCTCCGGCAGGCGACACCACCGCCAGAACGTAG